The genomic interval TTAGGTCGAACTGGGTATTTAGAAACTAAAGGTGAATCTAAAACCTTTAAATCCACATCATCAATTCCAATGAATTCTCTTTTTTGTTGCGTCAAAATATAAGTAATAGCATTAGAAATCTGCAAAGCTTGGCCAGGATCTTGGTGATACACGTGAACTTCTAATTTGCTAGCTTCACCAACAACAGAAGTTTCAACTGTTTTGCTCCACTTTTCTCTGCGCTTGTATTCATCTTTCGGAAAATAAGATTGATCAATATCAAAACCAGAATAAACGACTTTTTCTAAAAATGAACTGGAAAGAATAATTGGTGATAACTTATTGGCAATCCTTTCTTCAGATTTTGATGCACTATAAGCATCAATACTAAAACTAGATTTTTGCATTATGTAAATGCTCACTGAAGCTCGATACATGAACGGCTGAATAATAGAAATAATTAATCCAACTAAGACTATTAACAAACCAATCACTAGCACTTTGCGCCAATCGCGCCGAACAATTTCATAATGATTTATGTTAGTTACATTTTCCATAAAATTTTTATTTTAAATCGCCTTTATTATATCAAATTAAAGCGGCTTTGACAAAATTCATTTCTGTGGACCCAGCTCAACCTCTATTTCTAAATCTTGATCATCACGCTTAACATAAAACTTAACAGTATCACCTGCTTTGTACTGTGCTAACACTTCTGGCAAATTAACATGGCTACTAAGTTCATCGCTTTCCACTTTTAAAATAATGTCGCCGACAAACAACTTTCCAATAGCGGGACTATTAGATCTAATTCCTTGATTAATAATCTGAATTCCTTTTTTAGTATTAATTTCAGGACTAATAATTTCACTCAAATCATAAAACCTAATCCCTAAATATGGTTGCACCCAGTCCTCTCCTTTGACAACTGTTTTCATCACTGCTGTCAAATGATTAATTGGGATTATTTTACCATTAACATTTTGAACTAAACCAACCACCTTGCCATCTAAATTGACCGCGGGGCTACCTAAAAAATTCACTGACAATGAATCCGCTAAAGTAATATACTTATAAAACTGTTCACTGCTATGAATATAATCATTAAGCCCTACTGCATTATTATAAATCAAATTTTGAACTGAAGAATTTAGTATTCCTGTTTGATCATCAAACACATACAAAGGCTGACCATTAATCAAATCATTGCGCAAAGCAAATTCTGCAACAGGCAAATTACTAGCTTCAACTTTTATGTAAGCTGTGTCTGTCAGCTTGTCGATAACCAATGCTTGGCTAACAAAAACCTGATG from Candidatus Falkowbacteria bacterium carries:
- a CDS encoding serine protease, with translation MQKKKFYIFVTIIVVLGFLGGVVGELWINSFLMPDPYLTFRSYSDLSYKIDELVQDQQQVKNLDENEIAVQKMLEKVNPVNVKLYKYKNFSPGLFNTLLPGELIAQGVIITSDGWLMTTSSAINKYSKFWVVTDDHQVFVSQALVIDKLTDTAYIKVEASNLPVAEFALRNDLINGQPLYVFDDQTGILNSSVQNLIYNNAVGLNDYIHSSEQFYKYITLADSLSVNFLGSPAVNLDGKVVGLVQNVNGKIIPINHLTAVMKTVVKGEDWVQPYLGIRFYDLSEIISPEINTKKGIQIINQGIRSNSPAIGKLFVGDIILKVESDELSSHVNLPEVLAQYKAGDTVKFYVKRDDQDLEIEVELGPQK